The DNA sequence TCGAAGGCACCTGGAAATATGAACCACCCAGCATTAATATTTTCTTCACCATTTTTCTCCCATTTAATATCTATATTGTCCATCAACGGACTAGTAGCCTATATAAACTACTTTATCTTTGATAAGCGGCAAGCGAAGAATCTGAAGAATCAATTCTCCAATCAACCTTTTGATATTTGTCGTAATCATTAAACCAAATTACAGCAATCAACTCCGGATATGCTCCCGATTGAATCTGTTTTTTCATATCGCTGATCCAAGCAGCTTTATCTCCGCCCTTTTCTGCTGATGCAACCTCAGCAATAATCACGGGTTTATTTGAACCATTTACCAAGGCTTCATATGCTGCATCAAAAGTCTGACGAAAACTGTACCATTTACTCCATGTCTGAGATGTTCCCCAATTGTATCCATCTATTGACACAAAATCAACGTATCCATCTCCTGGATAAGCATCCATAAACGAAGCACCTTCTCCGTTATTTCCATAATTTACATTATAAACGAATTTTACATTATATGCGCCATTATCCCTAAATATTTTTACAATTCGTTGAAATGCCATTCGAAAGGATTCATTGGTATTGACGCCGCTATTCCCTATACCCCAGCCAAACCAATATCCATTGGCCTCGTACATAGGCTGAATCCAAATCTCTGAACCTCCTTGCCAGTTCTTCATTTGAATTGCAAGAGCGGTATAATAGGCATCCAACCTGCCATTATTAACGTCGACCGTGCTGTACTCACCATTATCACTGTTCCTCATCATGATCGTTAATAGATTAATTGCTCCTTGTTCATGAACATAATCCATGAAACTCTCCCAGTCATCCATGTCTTGTGTCGTAAACACATAGGTATGAATGATGTCTGAATGGTGATTTGACAATTGATTAAAAGACTCTATATTTTTTTCCGTCTTTGAAGGCCAGGTTCCCAGCCAGGCCCCAATCAACGTGGTTCGTTCAACTTCTATGGATTTTTCATGGTTTGTTTCCCCCTTCACACTGATAGTCTGAGGGCTACTATTTGGTGTTTTGGTCACGAAACCATATATTAGCAAACTAACCAAGACAATGAAAAAAATAAT is a window from the Dehalobacter sp. DCA genome containing:
- a CDS encoding glycoside hydrolase family 26 protein yields the protein MKSIITRVIAKKKFFFIIFFIVLVSLLIYGFVTKTPNSSPQTISVKGETNHEKSIEVERTTLIGAWLGTWPSKTEKNIESFNQLSNHHSDIIHTYVFTTQDMDDWESFMDYVHEQGAINLLTIMMRNSDNGEYSTVDVNNGRLDAYYTALAIQMKNWQGGSEIWIQPMYEANGYWFGWGIGNSGVNTNESFRMAFQRIVKIFRDNGAYNVKFVYNVNYGNNGEGASFMDAYPGDGYVDFVSIDGYNWGTSQTWSKWYSFRQTFDAAYEALVNGSNKPVIIAEVASAEKGGDKAAWISDMKKQIQSGAYPELIAVIWFNDYDKYQKVDWRIDSSDSSLAAYQR